A window of Ictalurus furcatus strain D&B chromosome 18, Billie_1.0, whole genome shotgun sequence contains these coding sequences:
- the hpse gene encoding heparanase produces MMGDPGSGIRCAVFAHFVTFCAVALLLDQCLVSAGDLKSVNVDVDLSRVARRVDERFLSVTIDASLMAEEKFMYLLGSPKLRTLAKALTPAFLRFGGTKQDFMKFKPQSEYYITKGYNRDSLPHSGPVCSKFELPPLLEDELKHDWAMQALLLRQEEVRGKYKQVTFSEYAVDLLYSFVNCSGLELIFGLNALLRTPENVWDSRNAELLLNYCEQRQYRMSWELGNEPNSYEKKAAIRVNGSQLGEDFLHLRKILQKSELYSSSGLYGPDTSQPREHRKDLLTGFLESGAEAIDACTWHHYYVNGRDASLEDFLDPKVLDMLAVKTDEVLKLVHFLSPGKKVWLGETSSAYGGGAVGLSDTFVAGFLWLDKLGLAAKLGLDVVMRQVLIGSGTYHLVDNNLDPLPDYWLSLLYKKLVGPEVLDIQVLTSSGRQARLLRVYLHCTNKESSSYRKGAATLFALNLSKKQVVIKLPALVSNSTVEVFVLQSAEPGENGLRSRSVRLNGDVLKMVDERTLPPLQGVELPPGEHLKLPALSFAFYVLKRAAASVC; encoded by the exons ATGATGGGGGATCCGGGGTCCGGGATCCGATGCGCTGTTTTTGCGCATTTCGTTACTTTTTGCGCTGTAGCGTTACTTTTGGATCAGTGTCTCGTCTCCGCGGGGGATTTAAAGTCGGTAAATGTGGATGTGGATCTTTCTCGTGTGGCCAGAAGAGTGGATGAAAGGTTTCTGTCTGTGACTATTGATGCGAGTCTGATGGCGGAGGAGAAGTTCATGTACCTTCTGGG GTCTCCGAAACTGAGGACCCTCGCCAAAGCTTTGACTCCTGCATTTCTGCGTTTTGGAGGGACTAAACAGGATTTTATGAAATTTAAACCACAGAGTGAATATTACATAACGAAAGGATACAATAGAGATTCTCTTCCTCATTCAG GACCTGTGTGTAGTAAATTTGAGCTACCACCACTGCTGGAGGATGAGCTGAAGCATGACTGGGCAATGCAGGCATTACTCTTACGCCAGGAGGAAGTGCGGGGGAAGTACAAGCAAGTGACATTTTCTG AATATGCAGTGGATCTGCTTTACTCATTTGTGAACTGCTCAGGATTGGAGTTGATCTTTGGCTTAAATGCGCTGCTACGAACTCCTGAGAATGTCTGGGACAGTCGGAATGCCGAGCTGCTGCTGAACTACTGTGAGCAACGGCAATACAGGATGTCCTGGGAGCTGGGCAATG AACCCAACAGTTACGAGAAAAAGGCGGCGATCAGGGTGAACGGTTCCCAGCTGGGAGAGGATTTCCTCCATCTGCGTAAGATCCTGCAGAAATCAGAACTGTATAGTTCCTCGGGTCTGTACGGACCTGATACGAGTCAGCCGCGAGAACACCGCAAAGACCTCCTCACTGG gtttttgGAGAGTGGAGCTGAAGCCATCGATGCATGTACTTGGCACCA CTATTATGTCAACGGCAGAGATGCATCTTTGGAGGATTTTCTTGATCCCAAAGTGCTTGATATGCTGGCTGTTAAAACAGACGAGGTCCTCAAG CTTGTCCATTTTTTGTCTCCTGGAAAGAAAGTGTGGCTTGGAGAGACTAGTTCAGCATACGGTGGGGGCGCAGTCGGTCTCTCGGACACTTTTGTTGCCGGTTTTCT GTGGTTGGACAAACTTGGTCTTGCAGCTAAGCTGGGGTTGGACGTGGTCATGAGACAGGTGTTAATAGGCTCTGGGACATACCATCTTGTGGATAATAATCTCGATCCACTTCCG GATTATTGGCTGTCGCTTTTGTATAAGAAACTCGTAGGACCTGAAGTGCTGGACATACAGGTTCTGACAAGTTCAGGAAGGCAGGCGCGACTCTTACGGGTGTATCTTCATTGCACCAACAAAGAAAG TTCTAGTTACAGAAAAGGTGCGGCCACTTTGTTCGCCCTAAACCTGAGCAAGAAGCAAGTGGTGATCAAGCTGCCGGCGCTCGTCTCCAACAGCACTGTCGAAGTGTTTGTGCTTCAGTCGGCTGAACCAGGGGAGAACGGGCTCCGTTCCAG GTCTGTCAGGCTGAACGGTGATGTGTTGAAGATGGTGGATGAGAGGACTCTGCCTCCTCTTCAGGGAGTTGAACTTCCACCTGGAGAGCATCTCAAACTTCCTGCACTGTCCTTTGCCTTCTACGTGCTCAAACGAGCCGCTGCTTCCGTGTGCTGA